The DNA sequence GTTCCTGGAAATAATactaataagatatattgaaattgcaATGAAAACTGCAATTTTTTGTTTTGGGGCATATTTTGACGTTTggttaaaactttttttttctcacgattacttgtctgatagctttgatatgtgGTATACAGATTCCTACATTCATTtctatatgatatattgaaattatgatgaaatctgcaattttgtattgtgaggcaatttttgccgtttttggtcaaaacatttgtcttttaactttgatatttgggcaACATGTTCGCAGGGCTGATCtgaatgtgatatgttcaactTATGATacaatcttcaattttgtatttttgcagctatttttgccttttttggtcaggccatcctgaaatgagctatcaaagatttccaccttcatcaacacaCATGTCACAAATAGTCATTCTCCACATAATACAGCAAAGCTACATTGGCCTTTACGTCTCTTGTTTGTAAAGGAGATAGACTTTCAAATCTGGTGATTTTTAACTTGTACAAGAAAGTTAATCTGTATTGATAACTTCTCTTTCACTTGGAGATATTCAAAGTATAGATAGCCTAAATGATTTCCAGATCTGAGATTCCTCAAAAAACTTCTTGCTTTTAAAGATGTCCATGACATCGTGAATACACAATGTGAGATATGCATTCAGCCATTCTTCATGTGATTCAGTGTTTTGTGGATGGTCAAAATCTACACACAAAGCAGCCATACTTACACATTCAAGTGAAGGTCTTAGATCCAAATGGCTTTGCTAATTAACCATTTAATGCAAAATTGTTGTGTTTACAGTATCCATAAATTCTAAATCctgaaggcaaagaaatatAATGCAATGCTACAAGCATAATGAGAATATCAAAGTTATAACATCTGCAGTGCTTTGCATCTAACACTCAATGTTGATCTGAGTGTATCCACTACGTAGCTGCCAAACATTTGAAGTGGTGGCAAAGGATTACTTTTAAACAATGTAATAACAGATAAGCAGCATTTATAAAATGGGTAGAGACACATGGTCAATGTAGTAGACCTTTATAAGCAGATCACTTTGACACATTAGCAAATgcacaaatgtgaaaaaaaaaatcactcttTTAGACACATAATCTGAAATCTCTGAATAAAAAATTACTTTGAATCAATTCTAGTATTATCAGAAATGTATATGAAATTCAGAATTCAGAATTATATTTTTGTGATCCGGCAAAGAAATCTACATATGAGTAGGCTGAAATTCTCGCAATGTTCTGCCATCATTACATATTCCAAGGTGTGATTCTTGTCTTATCAAGAATAGTGCATTGCTGTGGATGGGACATCTCCATCACAAGGTGTAATCAATAGTCATCAGCAATCTAGTTTTATTCGGACAAAAAAGTAATAGCAATGAGACTTCACTTCACACATCACCAGTGATGCAATGGTTGACTTTAGTGTCTGAAACCTTAAAAAAATAGTAAATCAGTACTGTGAAAACTACACctgtaaatgaaatgataaGACAGGTTTTCCATTTATTGCATCAATGTTGTCAACAGAAAACACTATTCTGCCAGAGCATCAAGATTGCTTCCCTTGATCAAAATATGTCAACTTTACAATCAATCACAAATGAAGCTTTCCCCTAAAAACAATCAGTATTCTCACTGTACCTACCAGGCTTTTCTTGGCAGCTGAGTCACTGTGGGCAAGGGCATTCACCCAACGATCTACGTAACAGCCTATAAGTTAGTGTGACAGTCATCTGAAGTTTAGTCCTctaatttattctgttttgatacttaatatgcccacagacttggagcatgTCTACACTGTACCCTGATTGAGCAGCTTTCTTCCACAAGGACAATTAAAAGCCGGTGAGAAAACTTACACAATAACATTCTAATCCTTGGTACAATATTACAATATAATGGCATTGAGTTTTTGTTACAGCAACAAataaaagttgaaataaaagtaaaaagtgaAGCAACATTTGTGTCAAGTTTAATCACCTTGACATAGTGCTGTGTAACTTCAGCACGTTGGCCGGTTAAATAAGTTGCCTTTATAAAGTAAATATGGTGTTGGAGTTGGATTCACTCTCAAAAATTGCAGGAATAAGAGTCTGATTTGAACATTCATAGTTAACCATCTGTCCAatcactgacaaacagttcAAAGCTATGTTCGATCTAAGTTAAGATTCTTGGTTTGTTcaagttttcattattttgtcagattttgttCTTCATACAGACAATAAAAAGCTTCTAGCTTTGATAGTCATGTCATTCAAAATTTGAGAATCCATTTTCTGGTTAATTCTTTAATCATTCTGCaaataatgtaaatgttttgaCAGGAACAACAAATCACTGGTCAACTTCAGACACAGAATTCCTCTCACTCAACATAAATCAACCGTTTGACAATTCATACATTGCAAGCAAGTAAactgtaaatatttgaaaagaacATAAAATATGTCTATTTACTTAAAAATGCATCTGtacataaattttgaaatatttttaaattatatgaAGCTTTTGCAGAATGAAGGAATAAACTATAGTAGAAAGACAAAAcgtaaaatgataaaaagtaattttcttCCGCTAATATTTTATTGTCTTGCTATGTAGCATGCCTTCAGCAGGTagtttcattttgataaattaaaggtgtatatgaaaataaaaaggcattttaaataaataatggCAGATATGATTGCATGGTGTtctttgacctttaacctcacaATGGAATGATATCATTGGTCAAAGACTTTAATCATCATGGACATCTCTCATTCTAAGATGGGAGCCTTCAGACAGCAGTGTCATGTCGCTAGGTTCTTTTGGTTCCAACAACTCTGCACTTGGATCAATTTTCTCAAAGCTGTCACTGCTGGCACCGCTATCACTACTTCCAGATGCTGTGTCATGTCCCTGAACAGGAGTCAAGGTATCCACTGGTTCCGTTCTTGCAGGATGCAATCCATGATCTTGGGACCCTGGCACGGTGGTTGTTGCAATACCAGATTGTTCTGGAGCAGGTTGCTGCTGTGGTAACAATTCAGGAtctgcaaatatttcacaaaaaatctaagaaaatcttattttgttgtaaaattggCTGAAAAGTCCAAAGGTTGGTAGGGTCAATCACAGCGTATTGGTCATCAGGTGCATATGGGTAATACTAGAGTTATCAGCAACCCATGATACAGATATGAGATGACAAATATGACTTGTAACCATCAAAATCATTCAGAACATCGACTGTATCAAGAATGCACAATTTCTGGCGATATTCTGAATGATGATTATTTCGGACAAAAGATCTGTTGCATGTTTACCTTGCAGAGGTTCCTCCAATGCAGCTCTGCCAGTTCTGTGACTGGTAATCTCAAAGTCTGCAAAATTTAGCGGTTCGTCAAATCTGACCCTGACGACTTGTTCCTCTTCTTCCCCGCCATAGAACCATCTCATCCACGTCAGCAGAGTCACAGTGATTAGAATCATGAAATTGGTGCTCACACCGACAACAGCTGTCAGTATTGGCCAATTGAACATTAGGTATCTGTAAAGAGGAGTTTGAAACAGTATTACAAAAACCTGCACAGATttaaattttcagtgtatttccAAACACCTCAacacttttcaaaattgtcagTGTATTTATTAAAACCTGCAcacatttcaaacttttcagtgtttttaaaaATGCCTGCAcacatttctaaattttcagTGTGTTTACAAATACCTGACATTTTAAAACTAATATGtctagttatttttattttctttgtaatcCTATACAGTACGATGTTAAATACTACAAACATCTTAGGATATACTATATGCACTCAATGAGTATGATCATGacttattattatgattatttattcatttgtttcacaatTAAATGTGGCAGTGTCTCTTTGTAATAATTTTTAACCCAGTAATCACTATGCATAGGGGgttctggtaacttaccagaaagtcaggccaGAAAAagcataccaaaaatcagtatTTATTTGACTTCACAATTATACACTAGACAGTACTGATTCATTCTCAACCCAGTGAGTGTACTAACGGTATGGTGTTGTGGTGTGCATCCTGCTTCTTGAGGGACTAGAAGAAGAATTTCATTAAGAACCTATGGAGCACACCTGCTCATACTCCAATACAGTTATGAATATCTAATCTCTGGGTCACTTCCAAAAACCTGCTCTCTTTTGTCAATTTTCTGATCAAGCCATAATTTGAGGCTCAAATACCGACTGTTGGCATCAAAAGAGAAGTATATTACTGTAACACATAGAAAATACCACTTTAATATTACCAAGGTCCCCAACCATTCACAGGTGTAAGCAAATGATTACCTTTACAGCTCTTGTACTTAAAATTGTAGTCAGTGAAATACTAACACTGATTTCGATTTTCCTATCCAGGATTTACCTgtatatcacaaaaaaaaacattaaaaacacactgatatAAGGTACAATTTTGCTGACCTTAGACCTGTGAAGTGTGCCTGTATTCTGAGAACTGATGAATAAACTTCAATTCTTCTTGCATGTATTTCAATGACAGCTCCAATCACAGGTTTGTACTGCAATAAGCAAATACTATCAATGTCATTGCAGGACAGAACACCACATGTATCTTCAAATGTGCGGACATGTATGTAACATCATTCTTTATATATATGAAAGATAATTCCATATATATGAAAGaactgaaagagaaaatattCTACGACAAGTTTAAAGAATGACACTTTTCAACCTACACCATGTAATTAACATATTAAATTGTATCATGTCATGTAGTGTCAAATCACACCAAATCAAATCAGTTTCATGTCAAATCACATCAAATCAGTTTAATATCATattaaattacatttttcatgtcacATCATGTAAGACCaaatcaaataatattttaacatCAAATTACATCACATTTTCATATAATATCACACCACATTAATTACATTTCCATATACATTACATCTCATCACATGCACCTAATTTTCAGCGAACCCTTTCTTATCATAGAACATAATATAACATCCCTACTATGTCCATATCCAGCATCACGTACACATCACTCTACATTGTATCACAGAAATCTGTTTATGATCCACTACAATACACTACAGTATGTTGACAATCTCTCATGATGAAAGGATAAACTTACAGGACTGTCTTGAAATTTGTCAAACAATTCTACTTCTAACATTTGTTTCTCTTCTGAA is a window from the Ptychodera flava strain L36383 chromosome 11, AS_Pfla_20210202, whole genome shotgun sequence genome containing:
- the LOC139143328 gene encoding seipin-like isoform X2, with translation MLSSYVRSVNASAHTWYMWAKDTTLRIIFFSLVLLLVLWISIFLYGSFYYAYMPTVAHVRPVYLQYSTCPEVDIGKPGCTYPEANVTLLDKPLHGRQLLMRGQSYRIFVDLEMPQSPVNENLGMFMVKISFYSDGGEVTSVSSRPAVLHFRSLLLKILDTLFFAPFLLGGYSEEKQMLEVELFDKFQDSPYKPVIGAVIEIHARRIEVYSSVLRIQAHFTGLRYLMFNWPILTAVVGVSTNFMILITVTLLTWMRWFYGGEEEEQVVRVRFDEPLNFADFEITSHRTGRAALEEPLQDPELLPQQQPAPEQSGIATTTVPGSQDHGLHPARTEPVDTLTPVQGHDTASGSSDSGASSDSFEKIDPSAELLEPKEPSDMTLLSEGSHLRMRDVHDD
- the LOC139143328 gene encoding seipin-like isoform X1, with translation MVFKKIFSRFRNAHTIMIMETLILLLVLWISIFLYGSFYYAYMPTVAHVRPVYLQYSTCPEVDIGKPGCTYPEANVTLLDKPLHGRQLLMRGQSYRIFVDLEMPQSPVNENLGMFMVKISFYSDGGEVTSVSSRPAVLHFRSLLLKILDTLFFAPFLLGGYSEEKQMLEVELFDKFQDSPYKPVIGAVIEIHARRIEVYSSVLRIQAHFTGLRYLMFNWPILTAVVGVSTNFMILITVTLLTWMRWFYGGEEEEQVVRVRFDEPLNFADFEITSHRTGRAALEEPLQDPELLPQQQPAPEQSGIATTTVPGSQDHGLHPARTEPVDTLTPVQGHDTASGSSDSGASSDSFEKIDPSAELLEPKEPSDMTLLSEGSHLRMRDVHDD